Within the Haloplanus vescus genome, the region ATTCGTCGTCAAGCGCGATAACGTCGTTGCCCGGGGCCAGATTGTTCGTGAGGTTCGGACCAATAAAGCCAGCATCGCCGGTAACGAGAATGCGCTTCTTCGGCATAATCCGCGATTTCGTCTTTTCGTCAATAAGCATGCTGTTTCAGTATAATCCCTGATGTTGTTAATTAGCCGGTAGCCGGAATATCTCCGGCTATGTGGAAAATATTCTTCATACATCGAAATGCTGCGTGTCGTATACGGCGTTCGAAAGAGAATAGATTGTTGTCGAAGATCTGACCGACCTCTCGAGATATATGAGAGCGAATCGGCACGAATAAACGAAGTCTGAGAGCTACACAAAAGTGTGCACCTCACCCAGGTCGCCCCCTACGTCACCTACCCACCACGGTTAGGCGGCGACCACCGCACCCACGGCCTGGTGAAGGAGTTCCCCCAACACGGGGACACGGTCACCCGCTTCTGTCAGGGGGGGTCGCCCGCGATGTACAAGTCACTCGACCTGCGGCGGACGGTCGAAATCGCGGAGCGATACACCGAATACCGCCATCTCCACCCGCTACACGAACTGTTGAAGGCGCCGATGCTCGTCGGCTACCCCAACGTCTTCCAGGGGCAGGCGCTGTCGGTGGCAAGTGACGGTCTCGGCACGCTGCTCGCCGACGCCGACGTGGTGCTCGCCCGCGAACCGTGGCAGACGCCGTACGTCCTCGACCACGTCGACGAGTCGACGCCCGTGGTGTTCTCCAGTCACAACGTCGAGACGGAGCGATTCGGAGACATCGACCAACCGCTGTTCGAGGGGTGGGTCGAGCGCCGGGTCGATGCGCTCGAACGCCGGTCCGTCGAGGGCGCGGACGCCATCGTCTGCACCAGCGAACGCGACGCGAACGTCTACCGCGAGACGTACGACCCCGGCGGTCCGATTCTCGTCGCGCCGAACGGCACCTACGAGGACGACCTGCGCGACCACCGCCCGGATACCGAGGCGGCGACGCGCGTCCGCCGACGCTACGGTATCTCACCGGACGCGACGGTCTGTCTGTTCATGGGGAGCAACTACAAGCCGAACGTCGAGGCCGCGGAAACCGTCGTCGACGTCGCCCGCGAGTTCGACGCGTCGGTTCACTTCCTCGTCATGGGAACCGTCGGCAACGCCCTCGAGGAGGCGGCCCTTCCGGCGAACGTCACCACGGCGGGGTACGTCGAGGACGATTTCGAAGCCCACTTCGACGCCACGGACATCGCCCTCAACCCGATGCAGTCGGGCGGCGGGACGAACATCAAACTCATCGACTACTTCGCGCGGAGCCTCCCTGTCGTCTCGACGCCATTCGGCGCCCGGGGACTGGACGCCACGCCCGACGAGCATCTCGTCGTCGCCGAGTGCGACGCGCTCCCGGCGGCGATTCGGCGCCTCGCCGACGCGCCGGAGCGGCGTCGAACGGTCGGAACCAACGCCCGCGAACTCGCCGCTTCGACGTACACGTGGGAAGCCTCGTCGCGCAAGCTCCGGCGGTTCGTCGTCGAGAAGTTCGGCCCGTTTTAACCCCTGTTTCCGACCCAGTTCATGCGCCGTTATCCCAGCTTATCTCGATTATATCCGGATTTAAGCCGGCTCAAACCGCAGAAATCCGGGTTGACGGGATGGGGGATTCAATACTCCTGAGCCACACGCACTGAGCGCAACGGTGACCCGAACGAAACTCATCGCGGTCGTGTTCGCCGCACTGGTGGTGGCCACCGGAACGGTCGCCGCAGTGCCCGGGAACGCGCCCGTGGACGTCGGTGCGGACGACCAGCGCGACGACCACCCCGAGGACGCCGATGACGCGAGTGCGGACGCCGACGATGCGGACAACGAGTCGGCAGACGGCCAGCCCGCTGATACTCCCGTGAGCGACGACGCTGACGCGGATGCGTCCGACGAAGCCGATGCAGGCGCGGCTGACGAGGCCGACCGTCGCGGCCCGCCCGCCGACCTGCCCGCAGCCGTGCCCGACCACATCGGCGAGATTCACGACGCCATCGGGTCGTTCCTGAGCGGTGACCTCGATGGCTCGCTCGGCGACGCCGTCAGCGACGCCACGCCCGACGAGGGTGACGAGGCCAGCGCCGACGCATAACTGACACACGCTCCCAACCCCCTGCGCCCTACTCCTGCCGTTCGTCCCCCGATTCGGCCCTTCATATTCGGCCGCGGCCGCCTCGACACCCGTAGTGTTGAGACTGCCCCGTTCAGTACACACCTCGCTCACCAGATTGGCGGATCGCCCTCGACAGAGCCCGAAATCTCCGCCCAGCGGCCGGTACCTGCCCGCGGCGTCGCTCCACCGACCGAGCAGTACCGCCGTCCGGCGGCGACGGAAGCAGGTGACGGCGTGTGTCACTCCGACTTCGCAGCCCGACGACACGAACGTTGGGACAACGATTTCACGCTCGGCGCCGACGGGCGGGTATGGAGTTGGCGATAATCAGCGACACGCACGTCCCCGGGCGGGCCGGCGGCGTGCCGGACTGGGTTCGGGCGCGGGTCGAGGCGGCGGACCACGTCGTCCACGCCGGCGATTTCGCGACCGAATCCGTCGTGGACGAGATACGGGCGCTCGCCGGCGGCGAGTTCACGGGCGTCCGCGGGAACGTCGACGACCGAAGCGTCGACCTGCCCCCCGTCGCCACCGTCGAGTGCGGCGGCGTCGAGTTCGTCGTCACCCACGGGACCGGCGACCGAATCGGCTACGAGGGCCGCGTCGCCGACGCGGTGACGACCCACGGCGGCCCGGACGCCGTCGGCATCGCCGGCCACACGCACGAACCCCTCGACGAGGTCCACGACGGCGTTCGCATCCTCAACCCCGGGTCGGCGACGGGCGCCGACCCCGCGACGGAGACGACGATGCTGACCGCCACGGTCGAGTCCGGCACCCTCGACGTGACGCTCCACAGCGGGGGCGACTGATGGCCGACGCCCCGTCGGAGGGAATGACAGTCTTTCCCGTCCCCGACCTCCCCGAAATCACGCCCGAGGACGACATCGCCGCCCTCGTCTCCGACCGGGTCGACCTCCGCCCGGACGACGTGGTCTGTGTGGCGAGTACGGTCGTTTCGAAAGCCGAGGGACGGGTCGCGGACCTCGAAGACTTCCCGGCGGGGCCGCGCGCCCGCGAAGTCGCCGCACGCCTCGAACGCGCGACGGGCGAGGAGAAGGACCCGCAGTTCGCGCAGGCGGTCCTCGAAGAGAGCACGGACCTCCTGATGGAGGCGCCCTTCCTCCTCACGGAGACGCGCTTCGGTCACGTCACGGTCAACGCGGGCATCGACCGCTCGAACGTGCCCGGCGGCGACCTGTTGCTCCTTCCCCGGCGACCGGACGAGAGTGCGGCCCGAATCGCGTCGGGACTGGATGCCGAGCGCGTGGTCGTCACCGACACCTGCGGGCGACCCTTCCGACACGGCCAGCGCGGCGTCGCGGTCGGCTGGGCGGGCACGCCCGCGGCCCGCGACTGGCGGGGCGAACACGACCGCGAGGGGCGCGAACTCGGCGTCACCGTCCAAGCCATCGTCGACGAACTCGCCGCCGCGGCCAACCTCGTCGCCGGCGAGGGCGCGGGCGGCACGCCGGTCGTCGTCGTCCGCGACTTCGAGTTCGGCGACCACGACGGCAGCGACGCCCTCTTTCGGGACGTGGAGGGCGATTTCGTCCGGCAGGCGCTTCGTGGGTGGTCGTTCGAGGACGATTGAGCGTCACCGTTCGCGGCAGACCCCGCGGACGACGAACGCTTTTTGCACGTCGACACTAATCCACGCACCCTATGATTCCGACGCGTTCGTCGCCGGGGAGGTACCGCCGCTGATGTTCGGATTCGAGCTCACGCCCGAGCATCCGCTGGACCGACTGGTCGACCTCGGCACGACGGTCGAACGCGCCGGCTACGACACGCTCTTCGTCTCCAGTCACTACAACAACCGCTCGCCCTTCGCGGCGCTCGCGCGCCTCGCCGACGCGACCGACACCGTCCGCCTCGGGCCGGGCGTCGTCAACCCGCTCGAACGCCACCCCGTGACGCTCGCGGGCGAGGTGGGGACGCTCGCCGAGGCCAGCGACGGCCGCGCCGTCTTCGGCATCGGCCCCGGCGACCCCTCGACGCTCCAGAATCTCGGCCTCGCCGACGACCGGGGCCTGCGCCCCGTCCTCGAGGCGTTCAAGGTCGCCCAACGGCTCTGGGACGGCGAGCGCGTCACCCACGACGGCACCTTCACCGCCGAGGACGCGGGCCTCAACTTCGAGGTGCCGACGCCGATTCCGACCTACGTCGGCGGCGAGGGGCCGCACATGTGCAAGATGGCGGCCAAGCACGCCGACGGTCTGCTGTTCAACGGCTCCCACCCCGCCGACCTGCGGTGGGCGCGCGACCAGGTCGAGGACGGACTCGACGACCGCCTCGACGGCCTCGGCGAGTTCGACCTCGCCGCCTACGCGAGCGTCAGCGTCGCGGAGGACGGCGAGGCCGCCCGCGCGGCCGCTCGACCCCCCGTCGCCTTCATCGCCGCCGGCGCCGCCCCGCCGGTCCTCGACCGGCACGACCTGGACCACGACCGCGCCGCGGCCATCGGCGACGCCCTCAGCGCCGGCGACTTCTCCGAGGCGTTCGACCGCGTCTCGCCCGCGATGGTCGAGGCCTTCTGCGTCGCGGGGACGGTCGACGAGGTGGCCGACCGCCTCGCGGCGGTTCTCGACCACGCCGACAGCGTCGTCGTCGGGTCGCCCATCGGCCCGGACCTCGACACCGCCATCGACCTCGCGGCGACGGCGCACGACCGCGCGACGGAGTGACAGATGGCCGACCACACAGCCGATGCCGACGCGCCCGCCCCCGCCACCCCGACTGCCCGGTGGACTGCCGACGGCACCTGCGACGCCTGCAGCGCCGTCGTCTCTTGGCGCTGGCGCGACGGTGAGCGGTACGTCTGTGCCGACTGCAAGGAGTGGTGAGTATCCTGTCGGCTGTGAGTCGATACAGACGTTCGGCACTCCGGGGTGCCGAACGTCTCGCACCAGTTACAGCCGACAGTATCAGCCGCGCCGCGGGTGGCGCTCGAAGGCGTTCGCGAGATGCGTTTCGTCGAGCGCCAGTACCGTCGGCCGGCCGTGCGGGCAGGCGAAGGGTTGCTCGCAGGCTCCGAGTCGTTCGACGAGTGCCGCGGCGTCGTCGCAGTCGAGCGTGTCGCCCGCCTTGAGCGACGGGTGACAGGCCAAGTCCGCGAGGAGTTCGTCCCGCGGGTCGGCGTCGCCGCCCTCGCGCAGCGCCGCGAGCGTCGTTTCGAGTGCGTCGGCGTCCGCGACCCGGCCGAACGGGGCGGGCACGGCCCGAATCCGGACCGTCCCGCCGCCGAAGGGGTCGCAGTCGAAGCCGAGGGCACTGAGTTCGTCCGCGTACCGTTCGACGGCGGCCACCTCGCTCGGCGAAAGCGCCCGCGTCACCGGCGGGTCGAGCGTCGCCGACGGCGCCTCCGTGCCGTCGAGGGCGTCGCGCAGGCGCTCGTAGTTGACTCGCTCGTGGGCGGCGTGCTGGTCGATTACCAGCAACTCGTCGCCCGCCTCACAGAGCAGGTACAGGTCGCGAAACTGCCCGACGAACGTCGCGTCGCCCAGCCGCGACGACTCGCGCTCGACGGGGCCGAGCGCCGCGTCGAGGTCCATCGCCACGTCCGCCGACCGCCGGAGGTCCGCCGTTTCGAGTGCGTCCGCCACGGCGTCTTCGACTGCCGACGCGACGGCGTCGGCCGCCCGGAGCGCCACCGTCTGCTTCGTCGGGTGGACGTTCTGGTCGACCGCCTCGGGCGGAAGTGACACGTCGAGCGCCGCGACGGGGTGGCGGTCGTTCGGCAGGAGCGACCCGTAGCCGCGCTCGACTGCTCGGCGGAGCGACGGGACGGCGACGGGTCGGCCGTTGACCGCGAGGCGGGTGTGCTCGCTCGCGGCACGCGTGACGGACGGGTAGGCGAGCAGGCCCCGGATTCG harbors:
- a CDS encoding glycosyltransferase is translated as MHLTQVAPYVTYPPRLGGDHRTHGLVKEFPQHGDTVTRFCQGGSPAMYKSLDLRRTVEIAERYTEYRHLHPLHELLKAPMLVGYPNVFQGQALSVASDGLGTLLADADVVLAREPWQTPYVLDHVDESTPVVFSSHNVETERFGDIDQPLFEGWVERRVDALERRSVEGADAIVCTSERDANVYRETYDPGGPILVAPNGTYEDDLRDHRPDTEAATRVRRRYGISPDATVCLFMGSNYKPNVEAAETVVDVAREFDASVHFLVMGTVGNALEEAALPANVTTAGYVEDDFEAHFDATDIALNPMQSGGGTNIKLIDYFARSLPVVSTPFGARGLDATPDEHLVVAECDALPAAIRRLADAPERRRTVGTNARELAASTYTWEASSRKLRRFVVEKFGPF
- a CDS encoding metallophosphoesterase family protein codes for the protein MELAIISDTHVPGRAGGVPDWVRARVEAADHVVHAGDFATESVVDEIRALAGGEFTGVRGNVDDRSVDLPPVATVECGGVEFVVTHGTGDRIGYEGRVADAVTTHGGPDAVGIAGHTHEPLDEVHDGVRILNPGSATGADPATETTMLTATVESGTLDVTLHSGGD
- a CDS encoding coenzyme F420-0:L-glutamate ligase, which encodes MTVFPVPDLPEITPEDDIAALVSDRVDLRPDDVVCVASTVVSKAEGRVADLEDFPAGPRAREVAARLERATGEEKDPQFAQAVLEESTDLLMEAPFLLTETRFGHVTVNAGIDRSNVPGGDLLLLPRRPDESAARIASGLDAERVVVTDTCGRPFRHGQRGVAVGWAGTPAARDWRGEHDREGRELGVTVQAIVDELAAAANLVAGEGAGGTPVVVVRDFEFGDHDGSDALFRDVEGDFVRQALRGWSFEDD
- a CDS encoding 5,10-methylenetetrahydromethanopterin reductase, encoding MFGFELTPEHPLDRLVDLGTTVERAGYDTLFVSSHYNNRSPFAALARLADATDTVRLGPGVVNPLERHPVTLAGEVGTLAEASDGRAVFGIGPGDPSTLQNLGLADDRGLRPVLEAFKVAQRLWDGERVTHDGTFTAEDAGLNFEVPTPIPTYVGGEGPHMCKMAAKHADGLLFNGSHPADLRWARDQVEDGLDDRLDGLGEFDLAAYASVSVAEDGEAARAAARPPVAFIAAGAAPPVLDRHDLDHDRAAAIGDALSAGDFSEAFDRVSPAMVEAFCVAGTVDEVADRLAAVLDHADSVVVGSPIGPDLDTAIDLAATAHDRATE
- a CDS encoding DUF7573 domain-containing protein, with the protein product MADHTADADAPAPATPTARWTADGTCDACSAVVSWRWRDGERYVCADCKEW
- the mutL gene encoding DNA mismatch repair endonuclease MutL, whose product is MRRLDRETVDRIAAGEVVTRPARVVVELVENALDAGAERVEIEVAGDGTERIRVVDDGRGMSESEAPMAVERHTTSKLPDGDLTGVDTLGFRGEALASIADVARLTLTTNDGGRRGTRVRVDGDDVSVADAGRGRGTTVEVRDLFYNRPARKESLAAPATEFEQLSERVSAYALLRPEVAVVLEHDGQRVFATPGSGDPVDAALAVYGREVARESTTLDAETTLSVDGRELAVRIRGLLAYPSVTRAASEHTRLAVNGRPVAVPSLRRAVERGYGSLLPNDRHPVAALDVSLPPEAVDQNVHPTKQTVALRAADAVASAVEDAVADALETADLRRSADVAMDLDAALGPVERESSRLGDATFVGQFRDLYLLCEAGDELLVIDQHAAHERVNYERLRDALDGTEAPSATLDPPVTRALSPSEVAAVERYADELSALGFDCDPFGGGTVRIRAVPAPFGRVADADALETTLAALREGGDADPRDELLADLACHPSLKAGDTLDCDDAAALVERLGACEQPFACPHGRPTVLALDETHLANAFERHPRRG